A segment of the Kineosporia corallincola genome:
GCCTGGAAACCGACGGCGCCCGTGTCGATCAGGGCCTGGCCGCGGCGGCGGAGCTCGTCCTGCGCGGTGAGACGGGCCGTCACCACCGGGGTTCGGTGGGTGGGCGCGGGAGGCGGGTCGGGCTGGGTCAGGGCGTCGGCGACCAGGCCCGCCGCGACCAGCGCGAGGGCGATGCCGATGACGGCCGGGCGGCGCACGGGTTCACCGCGCCGGACGGCCGGGGGACCACGGGGAGCGGGACTGCTTCATCGCCGGTCATTCCCTTCACAGCGGGGAGTCGCTGTGACCATCGTCGTCCCGGGCGCCCGGCGGGTGAACCCCGGCCGCGGCTTATCGGTGCTTTCGCCGCCCGAAGGTGCCGAGTTGGCTGATCAGCGGCTGGTCAGCGGCTGACGGCCAGCATCGGCATCGGGTCGGACCGCACCACCAGCGTGGGGGAGCAGCCGCGGTGGGCCACCTCGGCCGCCACGATGCCGCACCGGTCCTCGCCGACCACGACCAGGGTGGCGGTGAGTGACTCGGCGATCAGGACGTCGTCGGCGCGCCCGGGGATCACCCGGGTACTGATGGACAGCTGGCCGGGTTCGGCCCGTAACGGTTCGGCGATGGACTCCAGCCACTGCGCGTGGCTGATCAGGACCTCGGGTGACGGTGACGCGGGCCGGCTGGCCCCCTGGAGACGCGCCGGTACCCACAGTGCGTGCACGAGTACCAGCGGAACCTGGTGCAGTCTGGCTTCCTGCGCCGCGCGGCGGGCGATCTCCGTGTTGGACGGTGCGAGGTCGATCCCCGCGACCACCCGGAACCGGCGGCCGATATCGGCTGACATTCATTCCCTCCAATGAATGGCTTGCGACCTGGACGCTACTCGGTCTACCCGATCGTAGGGGAGTCTTCCTTGAAGGTCACAGAAAAGCGGCGGCCAATTGCGGGGCGTGGATCACATGATGAGGGAAAATACCCAGGCGATAACCCACTTCGGGTCGTTGGGAGGCAATCGGTCATGATCGTTCCGATGGTGCGGCGGCACGCCGGGCAGGTGCTCGCGATCTATCAGGCGGGCATCGACGAGGGCAACGCGACGTTCGAGACGGCGGCTCCGGACTGGGCCGGTTTCGACGCCGGCAAGCTGCCCGGGCACCGGTTCGTCGCGCTCGGGTCCGTGGGCGACGGCATGGGTGACACAAGCACGGACACAAGCACGGACGCGGTCCCGGGTACGGACGTGCCTGCGGAGATGGCTGCGGAGACGGCTGCGGACGTGGCGGGGGAAGCCGGAGCCGCGCGGGACGGCGGCCGGGAGCGGGTGCTCGGCTGGGTGGCGGCGAGTGCGGTCTCCGGCCGGGCGGCGTACCGGGGCGTGGTGGAGCACTCGGTGTACGTGGCGCCGCACGCCCGGGGGCGGGGAGTGGCGAAAAGCCTGTTGCGGGAACTGATCTCCTCGACCGAGCAGGCCGGGATCTGGACCGTTCAGTCGGGGGTCTTCCCGGAGAACACCGCCAGCCTGGCCCTGCACGAGCAGCTCGGGTTCCGGAGAGTCGGTGTGCGCGAGCGGATCGGCCGGCTGCACGGGGTGTGGCGCGACGTGGTGCTGCTCGAGCGGCGTAGCCCGGCGGTCGACTGACCGGCTGTACCGCCGGTCGCTCAGGGCGCGGTGGGGCGCCCCAGGTAGACCACCGAGGGTTCGTCGATCGGCAGGGGCCGGAAGCCGAGGCGGTGGTAGAAGGCGATCGCACCGGTGTTCGCGGCGGCGGCCCCCAGGTGGACGGCGGGGGCCCCGGCCTCGTGCACCGCCGCCAGGAACCGGCTGATCAGCTGCCGCCCGAACCCCTGCCCCTGCACCTGGGGGAGCAGGTCGATGTGCAGGTGGGCGGGATGGTCCTCGAGGCCGGGCCGGATCATCCGTTCCGGGTGCAGGCCCGCCCGGACCACGTCCTGGTCGCGGGCTTCGTGCGGCCCGGGATGACGCTGCCGGAACCGGGGGAGCCAGGTCTGCGTCCAGGCGCCGACGAACGCCGTGGTGTCGGGCGTGCCGAGCACGTAGCCGACCGGCCTCTCGTCGTCCTCCAGCACGAAGGTGAAACGCGGCTCGAGGACGGCGTAGGGAGCGGCGTACACGTCGCCCAGCAGGTCGTCGCTGCTGAAGAGACCGCGGGCGTCCTGGCCCGCGTCGCCGGTGCGGACGCAGATGTCGTAGAGGGCGGGCAGATCCGCCGGGCGATAGGCGCGAACGGTGGGCACGAAAAGCACCATAAGGGACGACGCGGGCCGGGGTGCCACTCATCGCCGGACGCGACGCGCGCCGCCTCATGACGAGTACCCGTTCCCGTCCCGAAGGAGAGCGTTCGGGACGTCGGCGCCCTGGTTCCGGTCTGACCGGGGAGGACGGGGTGCCTCACTTTCTTTTTCACACCGGCCTGGCCCCGTTGGTGGTGTCAAAACGCTCCGGTGGCACCCGCTCCGGTGGCACCCGCTCCGGCGGGGCGCCACCAGGTCGCTCCGGCTCGTCGTGTGGTGCCCGGGTTGACCCGCGCCGGAAGGCCTTTCGGGATGACGGCGGCGCGGGCGAACCGCACGGCGACCGGCCCCGGCGGAGAGGACCTTCGGCTGTGGCGGCCCTGCCGGGGGGCCCGCAGACTGGAGGTAGCGGGGAAGGAGCTGATCATGACGTTCAAGGAACGCAAGACGGTCGTCGGCTACGACGGATCTCGGTCCGCGCAGGCCGCCCTGGACTGGGCGGCCACGGACGCCCGCCGCCGGGGTTCGGAGGTGCTGATCCTGCATGTCGCCGAGTGGGGTCTCACGGAACGGCCCGAGGGCGGCGGCCTGCCCCGGCTCGGCCCGCTGGAGAAGGCGTCGCGGGCCGTGCTGCACGACGGGCTGGCCCGGGTGCGGCGCCTGGCCCCGGAGATGCCGGTGACGCTGGAGAGCAGCCTGTCGGGCATCAGCCGCTCGCTGGTCGAGGCCTCGTGCAGCGCGGAGATGGTGGTGCTCGGGGTGCCGGAGTCACGCACCGTCGAGGGCAGGGTGCTGGGCAACACCACGGCCACCGTGGTCGCCCGGGCGCACTGCCCGGTCGTGGTGGTCAGCCCCGGTGCCCAGCCCGAGCCGGTTCCCGGCCTGCCGATCACCGTCGGGTACGACGGATCGCCCGGTGCCGAGCGCGCCCTGTCGTTCGCGGCGGAGCGCGCCGCGCAGGAGGGCGTGCCGGTGGTCGTGGTGGTGGCCTTCTCCCCGTCGGCCGGCGCCGGGCACGACGCCCAGGCTCTCGGCGAGCTGGCGGTCGCCCGGGTGCGCCGCTGCTTCCCCGGTGTCGAGGTGAGTCACGAGCTCACCGAGGGCACGGCCGTGCCGGTGCTGGCCGATGCCTCCCGGGGGTGCGGCCTGATCGTCGTCGGTAACCGCGGCCGGGGCCTGATGGCGGGTCTGCTCGCCGGGTCGGTAGGTAACGGCCTGATCACGCGCTCGCACAGCCCTCTGGCCGTCGTGCACTGAAAATCCTTCCTTTTCGCATCGTGGGGCGCCAGGTCGATTGACATGGCGCCCCACGCACGTTATTTGGAGCCGGGATTCAGGTGATCCCGCCGCTGCTCTGAGTGACTGAGACCAGGGTCACGTAACGCGAACGCGTTTGGCGCCGATGTTCTCGAAATGCCTTGCGGTCCCGCGTTTAGCCGCTTCTCACGGCGTGCTCAGGTGGTTCGCACGCGGGCATGGTAGGTGGGGCAAGGCAATTCGGCTCGCTTGACACTCTGTCAAGAGCTGCGTGAGGGTGAACCGGAAATTTTTGAATACGGCCCTCGCGGCGAAGCGAGCGAAAAGGAGCGGCGATTGACTTCAAGTACGAGGAGCCCGCAGCCAGCACAGCCGGAAGAGGCGCCCGGTGCTGTCCCTGCCATCGAAGTGTCCGGGTTGACGAAGGTCTACGGCGCCCCGAGCAGTTCCCGGTCGTGGAAGCGCTGGTTCGGCGCTGAACGACCCACCCAGGAAACCGGTCTGAAGGCTGCGGCCCGGGACGTCAGCTTCTCCGTCGAGCAGGGCGAGTTCTTCGTCATCATGGGCCTGTCCGGCTCCGGGAAGTCGACCGTGCTGCGCATGCTGAACCGGCTGGTGGATCCCACCTCGGGCGGCCTGACCATCGAGGGCCGCGACGTCGCCGCGATGAACGCCGACGAGCTGCGCGATCTGCGAAACCGCAAAATCAACATGGTTTTCCAGCACTTCGCGCTCTTCCCGCACCGCACCGTGCGGGAGAACGCCGCCTATGCGCTTCACGTGCGCCGGGTTTCCGCCGCGGAGCGTGCCGAGCGCGCCGACTGGGCGCTGAGGACGGTCGGTCTCGGCGACTGGGGCGATGCCCTGCCGGGTGAGCTCTCCGGCGGTATGCGCCAGCGGGTCGGCCTGGCCCGCGCGCTCGCCTCGGACGCCGACATCCTGCTGATGGACGAGCCTTTCAGCGCACTCGACCCGCTGATCCGCCGCGACATGCAAGACCTGCTGATGACGTTGCAGCGAGACCTCAAGCGCACGGTCGTTTTCGTCACGCACGACCTCAACGAGGCGATGCGGATGGGCGACCGGATCATGATCATGCGCGACGGCCGGGTGGTGCAGCTGGGCACGGCTCAGGAGATCCTGAACACCCCTGCCGACAGCTATGTCTCGGAGTTCATCGCCGACGTCGACCGGACCCGCGTGCTCACCGCCGGCGACGTGATGCGCGAGCCGCTGTTCACCGTCACCGAGGACGACGAGCCCGAGGAGGTGCTGCGCCGGATCAGCAACGTCGAGGGTGTCGGCGCCTACGTGGTCGAGCCGGGAACCCGGCGGATCCGGGGCGTGGCCCGCGCCGACCGGGTGGCGGCCGCGGTGAAGGCCAAGAAGCCCACCATCGCCGGTGCGGTGAGCGACGACTACCAGCGCGCCGCCGACGACATGCCGCTGGGTGACCTGTTCAGCCTGGTCGGCCGCAACAGCGTCCCGCTGGCCGTCACGGACACCGAGAGCCAGCTGCTGGGCGTCATCCCGCAGGCCACCCTGCTGGCCGCGCTGGCCACGCCGTCCGCCGGCGGGGCCGCGGGGAACGAGAGCCGGGAGGAGACCCATGCCTGAGATCCCGATCATCGATCTGGGTTCACCGGTCAGCGACGCCGTCGACTGGCTCACCGAGAACCTCGGGACGGCCTTCGACGCCGTCACCGATGTCATGCTGTTCCTGCTGAACGCGGTGCTCTACGTGCTCACCGCGCCGCACGCCTACGTCGTCACCCTGGTGTTCGTCGCCCTGGCCTGCCTGGTGCGCCGGTGGGGCCTGGCCGTGTTCGCGCTGTTCGCGTTCGTGCTGATCCAGGCGATGGACCTGTGGATCGAGGCGATGCAGACCCTGGCGGTCGTGGTCGTCGCCGCGGTCATCGCCGTGATCATCGGTGTGCCGCTGGGGATCTGGGCCTCGGGCCGGCGCCAGGTCAGTGGTGTGGTGCGCCCGCTGCTCGACCTGATGCAGACCCTGCCGGTGTTCGTCTACCTGATCCCGGCGGTGTTCTTCTTCGGCGTCGGCGTGGTGCCCGGGGTGGTCGCCACCACGGTGTTCGCCATCCCGCCCGCGGTCCGGCTGACCGAGCTGGGCATCCGCAGCGTCGACGCCGAGGTGGTCGAGGCCGCCCACGCGTTCGGGGCGAGGCCGCGCCAGATCCTGCGCGAGGTGCAGATGCCGCTGGCGATGCCGTCGATCATGGCCGGCATCAACCAGACCATCATGCTGGCCCTGTCGATGGTGGTCATCGCCGGCATGGTCGGCGCGGACGGCCTGGGCTCCGTGGTCGTGCGGGGCATCAGCACCCTCGACGTCGGCGCCGGTTTCGAGGGCGGCCTGGGCGTGGTGCTGCTGGCCATCTACCTGGACCGGCTGAGCAACGCCCTGGGCGCCCCGCGCCGCCGCCGCACGCGGCGTCCCACCGCCGCCGCCCCGGCCGCCGCGGAACCCGCCGTCGAGAGCAAGCCGGCCGGCGAGGCCGCGCTGGCTGCTTCCTGAACCGGGAGAACCCGAACGTGACAAGCACTTTCAGCAGGCGTGCCCTGCTCGGCGGCCTGCTGGCCGCCACCACCGCCGGAGTGGCCGCGTGCAGCGGTGAGACCGCCCAGTTCAGTGGCGGTTCCGGCTCCGGATCGAAGTCCGGCGGTGACGACGGCGACAACAAGACGGTCAGCATGGCCATCGTGGCCGGCTGGGACGAGTGCGTCGCCTCCAGCAACCTCTGGAAGGTGTTGCTGGAGCAGCGCGGTTACACCGTGAACCTCCAGGAGCTCGACATCGCCAGCACCTTCACCGGTGTCGCCAACGGCCAGATCGACCTCTACCTGGACGCCTGGCTGCCGGCCACCCACGAGGACTACTGGAACCGGTACGAGGACGACCTGGAGAAGCTCGGCACCTGGACCGACGGCACCCTGGTGCTGTCGGTGCCGGAGTACGTCGACCTCAGCTCGATCGCCGAGCTCAAGGACCACAAGGACGACTTCGGCGGCCGCATCGTCGGGATCGAGGCCGGGGCGGGCGAGATGAAGGTGGCCCGCGAGAGCATCATGCCGAACTACGGTCTCGACGACTGGACCCTGGTCGAGGGCAGCACCTCGGCGATGCTCGCGGAGCTCCAGAAGTCGATCACCCGCAAGGAGAACGTGGCGGTGACGCTCTGGACGCCGCACTGGGCGTTCGGCAAGTACCCGATCAAGAACCTGGACGACCCGGACGGGGCGTGGGGCGAGGCGGACCAGCTCACCACGGTCGCCACCAAGGGCTTCAGCGAGGCCAACCCGGAGGTCGCGGGCTGGCTGAAGAACTACTCGATCGAGGACGACGTGCTGGCCACCCTGATGTCGCAGATCCAGGCGGCCGGCAGCGGCAGCGAGGCCGACGTCGCGCAGCAGTGGGCACAGGACAACGCGGACGTCACCGACGCGTGGTTCGGCGAGAGCACGAGCAGCAGCCCGAGCCCCTCGGCGAGCTGACCGCTCAGACCCGTGCGCGCTCGCGCCGGCCCCGCTTCTCCTCGTAGAGGGCGGCGTCGGCGCGGGCGCCCAGTCGTTCCGGGGTCTCGCCGGGTTCCCGCACCGCGAAACCGGCGCTGAACCCGACCCCCTCCGGCTGCGTCCACACCCCCGCCAGGCGTTCCAGCACGGCCCGCGCCACCTGGCCGTCGCCGCGGGTGAGGATCGCGAACTCGTCACCGCCGATCCGGCAGACCCGGTCGATCCCGGCTCGCACCGACGAGGCCAGCGCCGCCGCGAAGGCCCGCAGCACCCGGTCGCCGGCCGGGTGTCCCTGGGTGTCGTTCAGCTGCTTGAACCGGTCCAGGTCGAACAGCAGCAGCACCGCGTCGTCCGCCAGATCCGCCATGCCGTGCTCGAAGGCCCGCCGATTGAGGACGCCGGTGAGCGGGTCGGTGGTCGCGGCCCGGTCCAGGTCCTCCACCTGGCGAACCCGTTCCAGCACCGGCCCGGCCTGGATCGACAGCAGCTCCACCATCTGGTCGGTGAACCGGTCGAGGTCGGGCAGCGGCAGCGTCCACCAGATCACCATCACCCCGGCCAGGCCGGTGCCGCTCACGATCGGCACGTAGAGGACGGACGCGCAGCCGAACCGGGCCGTGTTGGCCGGCGAGACCAGGGGACTGTGCGCGGCGTCCGGCACGAACAGGTGCTGACGACGGCGCGCCGCCACCCCGATCCCGGACTGCTCCGAGGCCAGGTCCACCCGCAGCGCGTCCGGTCCGGAACCGCCGCCCCAGGTGCCCAGCCCGGTCAGTGTGCCCATCAGCGGCAGGACCGGCGCCCCGGGGTCCGGTGCGGGGGCCGGCGTGGGGTCCGGTGCGGGGTCCTGCGTGGGGTCTTGCGGCGCCCGGTCGGGCACCATCGTCACCACGCCGTCGGCGTCCAGCAGCCGGGCCGACATCTCGCTGACCAGTTGCGCCGCGTCGTACTCGGTCTGCGCACCGAGCAGCGGCCGCAGCCCGTCGTGCAGGCGTTGCAGGTCGGCGAGCTGACGGTGCTGGAGCGAGGTCGCGGTCGCGATCAGCTCACCGATCAGCGCGGAGCAGCAGATCACGCCGACGATCGCCACCAGGCCGTCGCGTTGCAGGCCGAGACCGGCGACGACGCCGAGCAGCACCAGGTTGAGCGCGGCCAGCATCGCCGGCCGCCCGGGCCGCAGCACCAGCCCGGCGTAGCCCAGGGCCAGCACGTAGATCGGCTGGTAGTGGTCGAGCACCCCGAAACCGCCCTCGCCCAGCGTGGTCAGGAACGCGCTGGGCACCACCGGCCAGATCAGCACCGAGTCGCTGAAGCGGCTCCAGGGCAGGCAGAGCAGGGTCACGGCGAGTACCGCCACCATCCCCACGATGATCGTCTGCGACATCCGGGCCTGCGGGTTCTGCACCGTGACGAACGCGGCGTACCCGTCGGCGGTCAGGTACAGGGCCCCGGCCAGGCGGCCCTTGCGGGCCCGCTGCGCGGTCTCGTCCAGACCGGCCACCGACCAGGTGCGCAGCCACCGCCCCACCCGGGCCGCGGGGCCTGTCACGGGGCTCTCACAGCGGCCGCCGGATGCGCTCGCGCCGTCGCTTCTTCTCCGCGTAGAGGGCGCTGTCGGCCCGGGCGCTGAGCTGCTCGGCCGCCTCGCCCGGCATCAGCACGGCGTAGCCGGCGCTGAAACCCACGCCCTCCGGGTGTTTCCAGGCCGTGGTCAGCCGGCCGAGCACGGCCAGGGCCACGTCGGCGTCGCCCCGGGTGATCACCGCGAACTCGTCGCCGCCGATCCGGCAGACCTGGTCCAGCCCGTCGCGCACCGAGGAGGCCAGCGCGGCGGCGAAGGCCCGCAGCACCCGGTCGCCGGCCGGGTGTCCCTGGGTGTCGTTCAGCTGCTTGAAGCGGTCGAGGTCGAACAGCAGCAGCACGGCGTCGTCCGCCGGCGCGGCCATCGCGTCCTCGAAGGCCCGCCGATTGAGGACGCCGGTGAGCGAGTCGGTGGTCGCGGCCCGGTCCAGGTCCTCCACCTGGCGAACCCGTTCCAGCACCGGGCCTGCCTGGATCGACAGCAGCTCCACCATCTGGTCGGTGAAGTGGTCGAGGTCGTCGATCCGCCGGGACCACCAGATCACCATCACCCCGAGCAGCCGGTCGCCGACCAGGATCGGCACGTAGAGGATGGACGCGCAGGCGAACCGGGTGACGTAGGTGCGGGAGACCAGGGGGCTGTTCTGCGCGTCCGGCACGAACAGGTGCTGGTGCGTGCGGGCCACCACGCCGGTGCCGGACTGCTCCGCACCCAGGTCCACCCGCACACCGGTGACGTCGACGCCGTCCCCGCAGCCGCCGCGGGCCGTCAGGTGGGTGGGCCCGCCGCCGGCCGGCTCGCCGCGGTCGCTCACCATGGTCACCACCCCGTCGGCGTGCAGCAGGTGCGCGGCCATCTCGCTGACCAGCTGGGCGGCGTCGTGCTCGGTCTGGGCGCCGAGCAGCGGCCGCAGGCCGGCGTGCAGCCGCTCCAGATCCACGCGCTGCCTGCTCTGCACCGAGGCCGCGGCGGCGATCAGCTCACCGATCAGCGCGGAGAACAGGATGCCGCCGGTGATCTCGACCAGCTCGGTCCGTTGCAACCCGGTCAGTGCGAGCAGCCCGACCACGCCGAGGTTGAGCAGGGCCAGCAGGCTGGTGCGGCCGGGCCGCAGCACCAGCCCGGCGTAGCCCAGGGCGAGGGCGAAGATCGGCTGGAAGTGCCCGAGGGCGCCGCAGACCCCCTCGCCGAGTGTGGTCACCACGGCGCTGCCCACGGTCGGCAGCACCAGGGCGGAGTCGCCGAGCCGCCGCCAGGGCAGGGCCAGCAGGGTCAGCCCGGTCAGGGCCACCGCCGCCACCAGCAGCCACTGCCAGAGCGGCGCCTGCGGGTCCTGCCAGGTGACCAGGGCGATGTAGACGTCGGCCACCAGGTACAGCGAGCCGCCGAGCCGGCCCTTGCGCTCGCGTTGGGCGTCGTCGTCCAGCCCGGGCACCATCCAGGCGCGGAACAGGCGTCCTGCCCTCACGGTCCGGGCGGCACGGGTCCGGCCGCCGGGCCCGGGGGTGTGCTCCACGGTGTGTGCATCGGCCGGTTCGTCACGCCGGTCAAGGGGTGAAGCGGAGCCCGGACGCGTCGTCACCACCGGCCCGCGGGGGGCTGGGTACTGTGTGGCGAGTGATCCCTTTCGTCACCCTGGACGACGACGGCACCCCGCTGCGCTTCCACCACCGCGGCCTGCCGAGACAGCCGTTCCTGCTCCAGCCCGGCCGGGACCGCTGGCACACCGCCGAGCACCGCTGGGGCAGCGGGTTCGCCGTCACCGGGCGGGGGTCGGGGCGCTGGCGCACCGCCGGGCCGGTCACCGGTGACCTGCGGGTCGACATCGAGCGCGATGTCTCCGGTGACGTGCTGACCGAGACCTACCGGTGGACGAACACCGGCACCGAACTGCTCGACGTCACCGGCCTGGGGATCACGGTGCCGCTGCGCGACGTGTACGAGTCGGCCGCGCAGGCCGTCGAGTCGGCCGTGCACGCGCACGTCTGGACCGGTGGCCAGTGGGCCTGGGTGCTGGCCCGGCCGATGTCGGGGCAGGGGCCGGTGCTCGGGCTGGTCGTGCGCACCGGGGCGCTGTGGGCGTACTCGATCGAGTCGCGCAACCCGAACACCCTCTCGAACGTGCGCGGCCACATCGTGCTCCAGCCCACCGACCGAGCGCGCAACCCGGGCGCTTTCGGCGGTCAGCCGGTGATCCGGCTGGACCCCGGCGAGTCCTACGAGCTGACCTGGGACGTGCGGTTCTACGTCGACGTGCCCGCGTTCCTCGCCGCCACCGACCCGCCGGTGACCATCGACAGGTTCGCCGCCGAGGAGGGCACGCCGATCCTCGTCGACGGAAAACCGCTGTCCGGCCGCGGATACACCTATGTCGGCAACGACCGGTACCGCACCGCCGTGCTCTTCCACCGGCCCCGCCGCGAACTGGTCGAGCGGCGGGTGCGTTTCGTCCTCGACCACCAGCGCGCCACCGAGCGTCCCGAACCGGACCGGCACGCCTTCCTGCCCTACGACAACCGCAGCGGGCTCACCCAGCCCACGGCGGCCTGGGCCGACTGGTCCGACGGCGCCGAGCGGCTGGCCATGCCCTCTCTGCTCCAGCAGGCCCGGTTGCGCGGCTGGGGCGACACCGCCGAACTCGACGCCGCGCTGCACGGCTGGGCGGCCTTCGCCCGGGCCCGGCTGATCACCGCCGAGCAGGACGTGCTGTGGGGCAGCGACACCCCGGCCGACCGGATCCGGCTGTACAACTTCCCGTGGCTGGCCGAGTTCTTCGCCACCCAGTACGAGATCTACCGCCGGCCGGACGATCTCGAGCTGGCCGCCACCCTGCTGGAGCGGGCCTACGAGATCGGTGCCGCACAGCACCTGCTGATCGGGCACGCCGAGGCGGTGCTGCACGTGGCCGGGCTGCTGCCCGACGGCGGCCGGGCCCGGGCGCTGCGCCGCTGGCTGAAGGGCCACGCCAAGAAGTTCGCCGCGGCCGGCGCGAATCTGCCCGCGCACGAGGTGAACTACGAGCAGTCGATGGTCGCGCCGCTGGTCACCCTGCTCGCCCTGGCCGCCCCCGACAGCCCGGCACTGCACCGGGCCCTGGCCTGGATGCGGGCCTTCGGCGGGCCGCAGCCGCACGTGCGCCTGCACGGCATCGGCATCCGGCACTGGGACGGCTACTGGTTCGGCCGGGACCGCCTGTGGGGAGACACCTTTCCGCACCACTGGAGCGTGCTGACCGCGGTCGCCCTGCTCCAGAACCCGCACCGCACCGCCGCCGACGAGGCCGAGGCCGAGGCGATCTTCCGGGCCGCCACCGTGGACTTCGCCGACGACGGTTCGGCCAGCTCCGCGTTCGTCATGCCCAGCAGCGTCGACGGGCGGCCCGCGCACGCCGCCGACCCGCTGGCGAACGACCAGGACTGGGCGCTGGTGCTCTGGCTGCGCTCGATGCCCTGATTCCCGTTCGGGTTCCTTGTCCTTCGCGCCGGGCGGCACGAGCCGGCCGATTCGATCGACGTCGTCCGGAGCGCGCCTAGAACGTTCTATAGAAACGTCCACTAGAACGTTATAGGCTGCCGCCGGGCGCGTCCGCCGACGGAGCCCGTCATCCGTCATTCCTGGAGGATCGGTGGGCCACGTCAGCCGACCGCGCCGTCATGCGGCGCTCCTCGCCCTCGCCCTGGGCGGTTTCGCGATCGGCCTGATGGAGTTCGCGGTGATGGGCCTGCTGCCCGACGTGGCCACCGACCTGCTGCCCCGCGAATACGCCCGCTCCACCGAGGAGGCCATCGGTCACGCCGGCTGGCTGATCAGCGCCTACGCGCTCGGGGTGGTCGTGGGTGCCCCGGCGATCGCGGCCCTGAGCGCCCGGACACCCCGCCGGCGCCTGGTCGCCGGCCTGCTCGCCTGGTTCGTGCTCTGGACCGCCGCCTCCGCCCTGGCCCCCACCTTCGACCTGGCCCTGGCCGGGCGGTTCCTGGCCGGGCTGCCGCACGGCGCCTACTTCGGCGCGGCCGGGCTGCTGGCCTCCCGGTTGCTCGGCCCGAACCGTCACGCCGGGGGATTCGCCCTGGTCATCGCCGGTCTCACGGTGGCCAACATCGTCGGTGTCCCGCTGATCACGCTGCTCGGGCAGGTGGCCACCTGGCGCGTCGCCACTCTCGTGGTGGCCGCCGCCTTCGCCCTCACCCTGGTCGCCGTGCTGGCCGTGGTCCCGGAGGTCGAGGGGGTCGCGGGCGCCTCGCCCCGGGCCGAGCTGGACTCGCTGCGCTCCGGGCAGGTGTGGCTGGTGGCCCTGGTGGCGGCCGTGGGCTTCGCCGGGTTCCTCGCCGTGTACACCTACGCCGCACCGGTGACCACGGCCGTGGCCGGCCTGCCCGACTCCGCCGTCCCCTGGGTGATGGCCACGGCGGGTGCCGGGATGACCGCCGGGAACCTGGCCGGGGGCTTCGCCGCCGACCGGAACCTGAGGCTCAGCCTGGTGTCCGGCTTCGCCGCCGTGCTCGCGGCCGGCCTGCTCTTCTGGGCCGTGGCCCGCACCCCGGTGGGCCTTTTCGCGGGCATCTTCCTGATCGGCGCCACCAGCATGTTCCTCAGCCCGGCGCTCCAGGCCCGGCTGATCCAGCTCGCCCCCGGCGCCCAGCTGATGGGCGCGGCCGTGAACCAGTCCGCCACCAACGTGGCCAACAGCCTGGGCGCGTGGCTGGG
Coding sequences within it:
- a CDS encoding GNAT family N-acetyltransferase, with translation MIVPMVRRHAGQVLAIYQAGIDEGNATFETAAPDWAGFDAGKLPGHRFVALGSVGDGMGDTSTDTSTDAVPGTDVPAEMAAETAADVAGEAGAARDGGRERVLGWVAASAVSGRAAYRGVVEHSVYVAPHARGRGVAKSLLRELISSTEQAGIWTVQSGVFPENTASLALHEQLGFRRVGVRERIGRLHGVWRDVVLLERRSPAVD
- a CDS encoding GNAT family N-acetyltransferase — encoded protein: MPTVRAYRPADLPALYDICVRTGDAGQDARGLFSSDDLLGDVYAAPYAVLEPRFTFVLEDDERPVGYVLGTPDTTAFVGAWTQTWLPRFRQRHPGPHEARDQDVVRAGLHPERMIRPGLEDHPAHLHIDLLPQVQGQGFGRQLISRFLAAVHEAGAPAVHLGAAAANTGAIAFYHRLGFRPLPIDEPSVVYLGRPTAP
- a CDS encoding glycine betaine ABC transporter substrate-binding protein, with amino-acid sequence MTSTFSRRALLGGLLAATTAGVAACSGETAQFSGGSGSGSKSGGDDGDNKTVSMAIVAGWDECVASSNLWKVLLEQRGYTVNLQELDIASTFTGVANGQIDLYLDAWLPATHEDYWNRYEDDLEKLGTWTDGTLVLSVPEYVDLSSIAELKDHKDDFGGRIVGIEAGAGEMKVARESIMPNYGLDDWTLVEGSTSAMLAELQKSITRKENVAVTLWTPHWAFGKYPIKNLDDPDGAWGEADQLTTVATKGFSEANPEVAGWLKNYSIEDDVLATLMSQIQAAGSGSEADVAQQWAQDNADVTDAWFGESTSSSPSPSAS
- a CDS encoding universal stress protein translates to MTFKERKTVVGYDGSRSAQAALDWAATDARRRGSEVLILHVAEWGLTERPEGGGLPRLGPLEKASRAVLHDGLARVRRLAPEMPVTLESSLSGISRSLVEASCSAEMVVLGVPESRTVEGRVLGNTTATVVARAHCPVVVVSPGAQPEPVPGLPITVGYDGSPGAERALSFAAERAAQEGVPVVVVVAFSPSAGAGHDAQALGELAVARVRRCFPGVEVSHELTEGTAVPVLADASRGCGLIVVGNRGRGLMAGLLAGSVGNGLITRSHSPLAVVH
- a CDS encoding quaternary amine ABC transporter ATP-binding protein; translation: MSGLTKVYGAPSSSRSWKRWFGAERPTQETGLKAAARDVSFSVEQGEFFVIMGLSGSGKSTVLRMLNRLVDPTSGGLTIEGRDVAAMNADELRDLRNRKINMVFQHFALFPHRTVRENAAYALHVRRVSAAERAERADWALRTVGLGDWGDALPGELSGGMRQRVGLARALASDADILLMDEPFSALDPLIRRDMQDLLMTLQRDLKRTVVFVTHDLNEAMRMGDRIMIMRDGRVVQLGTAQEILNTPADSYVSEFIADVDRTRVLTAGDVMREPLFTVTEDDEPEEVLRRISNVEGVGAYVVEPGTRRIRGVARADRVAAAVKAKKPTIAGAVSDDYQRAADDMPLGDLFSLVGRNSVPLAVTDTESQLLGVIPQATLLAALATPSAGGAAGNESREETHA
- a CDS encoding universal stress protein, with translation MSADIGRRFRVVAGIDLAPSNTEIARRAAQEARLHQVPLVLVHALWVPARLQGASRPASPSPEVLISHAQWLESIAEPLRAEPGQLSISTRVIPGRADDVLIAESLTATLVVVGEDRCGIVAAEVAHRGCSPTLVVRSDPMPMLAVSR
- a CDS encoding ABC transporter permease; amino-acid sequence: MPEIPIIDLGSPVSDAVDWLTENLGTAFDAVTDVMLFLLNAVLYVLTAPHAYVVTLVFVALACLVRRWGLAVFALFAFVLIQAMDLWIEAMQTLAVVVVAAVIAVIIGVPLGIWASGRRQVSGVVRPLLDLMQTLPVFVYLIPAVFFFGVGVVPGVVATTVFAIPPAVRLTELGIRSVDAEVVEAAHAFGARPRQILREVQMPLAMPSIMAGINQTIMLALSMVVIAGMVGADGLGSVVVRGISTLDVGAGFEGGLGVVLLAIYLDRLSNALGAPRRRRTRRPTAAAPAAAEPAVESKPAGEAALAAS